A region from the Geobacillus vulcani PSS1 genome encodes:
- a CDS encoding ABC transporter permease, giving the protein MSVYDVLQTIIPTTIFFAAPLIFTALGGVFSERSGVVNIGLEGLMTIGAFVGIVFNLTFADRFGEWTPWLALLAAMVVGAVFSLLHAVASVTFRADQVVSGVAINFLALGLSLFLVKKMYGKGQTDQIQVGFDKIDVPVLSDIPVIGPLLFSNAYAPSYIAIALAFVSWYVIYKTPFGLRLRAVGEHPMAADTMGIHVAKMRYIAVMISGALGGLGGAVYATIISRDFSHATISGHGFMALAAMIFGKWHPIGAMGAALFFGLAQSLSIVGQTIPFLKNVPTVYLLIAPYALTILALAGFIGRAEAPKAAGTPYIKGKR; this is encoded by the coding sequence GTGAGCGTGTATGACGTCTTGCAAACGATTATCCCGACAACGATTTTCTTTGCGGCTCCCCTCATTTTCACCGCTCTTGGCGGCGTGTTTAGCGAACGGTCCGGCGTCGTCAATATCGGGCTTGAAGGATTGATGACCATCGGCGCGTTTGTCGGCATTGTCTTCAATTTGACGTTTGCCGATCGGTTTGGCGAATGGACGCCGTGGCTTGCTTTATTGGCTGCCATGGTGGTCGGTGCCGTATTTTCCCTGCTGCACGCGGTTGCGTCGGTCACGTTTCGCGCTGATCAAGTCGTCAGCGGGGTGGCGATCAACTTTTTGGCGCTTGGCCTGTCGCTGTTTTTAGTGAAGAAAATGTATGGCAAAGGACAAACGGACCAAATTCAAGTCGGGTTTGACAAAATTGACGTGCCGGTGTTAAGCGACATTCCTGTTATCGGGCCACTGTTGTTTTCCAACGCGTACGCGCCGTCGTATATCGCCATTGCACTGGCGTTTGTGTCATGGTATGTCATTTACAAAACGCCGTTCGGTCTGCGGCTGCGCGCCGTTGGCGAACATCCGATGGCGGCGGATACGATGGGGATTCATGTCGCCAAAATGCGCTATATTGCTGTGATGATCAGCGGCGCGCTCGGCGGCTTGGGCGGTGCGGTATACGCGACGATCATTTCCCGCGATTTCAGCCACGCGACGATTTCTGGGCACGGATTTATGGCGCTTGCGGCGATGATTTTCGGCAAATGGCATCCGATCGGTGCGATGGGGGCGGCGCTCTTTTTCGGGTTGGCGCAAAGCTTGAGCATCGTCGGGCAAACGATTCCGTTTTTGAAAAACGTCCCGACCGTTTACTTGCTCATCGCTCCTTATGCGCTCACCATTTTGGCGCTGGCGGGCTTCATCGGCCGCGCTGAGGCGCCGAAAGCGGCCGGCACGCCATACATCAAAGGAAAACGGTGA
- a CDS encoding DUF3388 domain-containing protein, translating to MGKQEWYLEYEIHVNRPGLLGDVASLLGMLSINIVTINGVRDSRRGMLLLCDNNEQIERLATILRTMDNITVTKLRQPKLLDRLAVRHGRYIQRDADDKKTFRFVRDELGLLVDFMAELFKEKGHKLIGIRGMPRVGKTESIVAASVCANKRWLFVSSTLIKQTVRTQLMEDEYSEDNIFIIDGIVSMRRGNEQHWQLIRELMRLEATKVVEHPDMFVRHTEYTLDDFDYIIELRHEPDEDISYEAIDRPSLLGGDGFSEFGF from the coding sequence ATGGGCAAACAAGAATGGTATTTGGAATATGAAATTCATGTCAACCGCCCCGGGCTGCTCGGCGATGTCGCTTCGCTGCTTGGCATGTTGTCCATTAACATCGTGACGATCAACGGTGTCCGGGATTCGCGCCGCGGCATGCTGCTTTTGTGCGACAATAATGAGCAGATCGAGCGGCTGGCGACGATCTTGCGGACGATGGACAACATTACCGTGACGAAGCTGCGCCAGCCGAAGCTGCTCGACCGCCTCGCCGTCCGCCACGGCCGCTACATCCAGCGCGATGCCGATGACAAAAAAACGTTCCGCTTCGTCCGCGATGAGCTTGGACTGCTCGTCGATTTTATGGCCGAACTTTTTAAAGAAAAAGGGCATAAGTTGATCGGCATCCGCGGAATGCCGCGCGTCGGCAAGACGGAGTCGATCGTTGCCGCCAGCGTGTGCGCCAACAAACGATGGTTGTTTGTTTCATCGACGCTGATTAAACAGACGGTTCGCACGCAGCTGATGGAAGATGAGTACAGCGAGGACAACATTTTCATTATCGACGGCATCGTCTCAATGCGCCGGGGGAATGAGCAGCACTGGCAGCTCATCCGTGAGCTCATGCGCCTTGAGGCGACGAAAGTCGTGGAGCATCCGGACATGTTTGTTCGTCATACGGAGTATACCCTTGATGATTTTGACTATATTATTGAGCTGCGCCATGAACCGGACGAAGATATTTCCTATGAAGCGATTGACCGCCCATCCTTGTTGGGCGGCGATGGGTTTTCTGAATTTGGGTTTTAA
- a CDS encoding ABC transporter ATP-binding protein, translated as MEYVIEMLNIRKVFGTFVANDNITLQVKKGEIHALLGENGAGKSTLMNVLFGLYQPDGGEIRVKGKPVRITDPNVANDLGIGMVHQHFMLVDTFTVTENIILGSEPTRAGTIDMKRAEREVRELSERYGLAVDPTAKIADISVGMQQRVEILKTLYRGADILIFDEPTAVLTPQEIRELMQIMRTLVREGKSIILITHKLKEIMEVCDRVTVIRRGKGIATLNVAETNPNELAALMVGREVQFTTAKKPAEPGKPVLEIQNLVVKDARGIKTVNGLNLTVHAGEIVGIAGVDGNGQTELIEAITGLIKAESGTIRLNGRDITNLPPRKIIEAGVGHIPQDRHKHGLVLDFPIGENMVLQTYYQPPYSKRGLLNFQAIYEKARQLIREFDVRTPDEYTKARALSGGNQQKAIIGREVDRDPDLLIAAQPTRGLDVGAIEFIHKRLIEQRDRGKAVLLVSFELDEVMNVSDRIAVIYEGSIVAIVDPKETTEQELGLLMAGSKRKEAGVS; from the coding sequence TTGGAATACGTGATTGAAATGCTCAATATCCGCAAGGTGTTTGGCACGTTTGTCGCCAACGACAACATTACGCTGCAAGTGAAAAAGGGGGAGATTCACGCTCTGCTTGGCGAAAACGGGGCTGGCAAATCGACGCTCATGAACGTGCTGTTTGGGTTATACCAACCGGACGGCGGTGAAATCCGCGTGAAAGGAAAGCCGGTGCGCATCACCGACCCGAATGTCGCCAATGATCTCGGCATCGGCATGGTGCATCAGCACTTTATGCTCGTCGATACGTTCACCGTGACGGAAAACATTATTTTAGGCAGTGAACCGACGCGGGCCGGGACGATCGATATGAAGCGGGCGGAGCGCGAAGTGCGCGAATTGTCGGAACGATATGGACTCGCGGTCGATCCGACAGCAAAGATCGCCGATATTTCTGTTGGCATGCAGCAGCGCGTGGAAATTTTAAAGACGCTCTACCGTGGGGCCGATATTTTGATTTTTGACGAACCGACAGCGGTGTTGACGCCTCAGGAAATTCGCGAGCTCATGCAAATTATGCGCACGCTCGTCCGCGAAGGGAAATCCATCATTTTAATTACGCACAAGCTCAAAGAAATTATGGAAGTGTGCGACCGCGTCACCGTCATCCGCCGCGGCAAAGGAATTGCGACGCTCAATGTGGCTGAGACGAATCCGAACGAACTGGCGGCGCTCATGGTCGGCCGCGAGGTGCAGTTTACAACCGCTAAGAAACCGGCTGAACCGGGGAAACCCGTGTTGGAAATTCAAAATTTAGTCGTCAAGGACGCGCGTGGAATCAAAACGGTCAATGGTTTGAACTTGACGGTGCACGCGGGCGAGATCGTCGGCATTGCCGGAGTCGACGGCAATGGGCAGACCGAGCTTATTGAAGCTATAACCGGCTTGATCAAAGCGGAATCAGGGACAATCCGCCTCAACGGCCGAGACATTACGAATTTGCCGCCGCGCAAAATCATCGAAGCCGGCGTCGGCCATATTCCGCAAGATCGGCATAAGCACGGGCTTGTCCTTGACTTTCCGATCGGCGAAAACATGGTGCTGCAAACGTACTATCAGCCGCCGTACTCGAAACGGGGTCTGTTGAATTTTCAAGCCATTTACGAAAAAGCGCGCCAGCTTATCCGCGAGTTTGATGTGCGCACACCGGATGAATATACGAAGGCGCGGGCGTTATCGGGCGGAAACCAGCAAAAAGCGATCATCGGCCGCGAAGTCGATCGCGACCCGGACTTGTTGATCGCTGCTCAGCCGACGAGGGGGCTTGACGTCGGAGCGATTGAGTTTATTCATAAGCGGCTCATTGAACAGCGAGACCGCGGGAAAGCGGTGCTGCTCGTTTCGTTTGAGCTCGACGAAGTGATGAACGTCAGCGATCGGATCGCCGTCATTTATGAAGGAAGCATCGTGGCCATCGTCGATCCGAAAGAAACGACGGAACAAGAGCTCGGGCTGTTGATGGCCGGAAGCAAACGGAAGGAAGCAGGTGTGTCGTGA
- a CDS encoding DUF3243 domain-containing protein, translating to MSVLDNFEQWKDFLAERLEQAQQQGLTQQVITDVAYQIGDYLAKHVDPKNPEERVLADLWSVADEKEQHALANMMVKLVQQK from the coding sequence ATGTCGGTGCTGGATAACTTTGAACAATGGAAAGACTTTTTGGCGGAACGTTTAGAACAAGCCCAACAGCAAGGATTGACCCAGCAAGTGATCACAGATGTCGCTTACCAAATCGGGGATTATTTGGCGAAACACGTCGACCCGAAAAACCCGGAAGAACGGGTGCTTGCTGATCTTTGGAGCGTTGCGGATGAAAAAGAGCAGCACGCCCTTGCCAACATGATGGTCAAGCTCGTTCAACAAAAATAA
- the yfmF gene encoding EF-P 5-aminopentanol modification-associated protein YfmF — MVDEKVTAVGPIRVHTISTDKYKTNTIVWKMKAPLAKETVTLRALLPYVLQSGTADYPSVKALRTYLDELYGATLNVDLAKKGEHHIMTIRIDVANERFLPQQTPLLAKALQLLADLLFRPALDGGRFVTDIVEQEKRALRQRIQAVYDDKMRYANMRLVEEMCQGEPYALSPNGELEDVDGITAEGLYRYYERALAEDELDLYVIGDVVEETVLDAVKQRFSLPDRPKQARASSVSVKPQGEVREVIERQDVKQGKLNIGYRTNVTYEDDDYYALQMFNGIFGGFSHSKLFINVREKASLAYYAASRLESHKGLLLVMSGIEPANYEKARRIIDEQMQAMKNGDFTDEEMAQTKAVIRNQLLETLDTPRGLVEVLYHNVVSTRKRPIDEWLAGTDQVTREDVVRVAGKVVLDTVYFLTGMEATEDGKTGV; from the coding sequence TTGGTCGACGAAAAAGTCACAGCGGTCGGACCGATACGCGTCCATACAATTTCGACCGATAAGTACAAAACGAACACGATCGTTTGGAAAATGAAGGCCCCTCTTGCCAAAGAGACGGTCACGCTGCGGGCGCTTTTGCCATACGTCCTGCAAAGCGGTACGGCGGACTATCCGAGCGTCAAGGCGCTGCGCACCTATTTGGATGAATTGTACGGGGCGACGCTGAACGTCGATTTAGCGAAAAAGGGCGAACATCATATCATGACGATTCGCATTGATGTTGCCAATGAACGATTTTTGCCGCAGCAAACGCCGCTTCTTGCGAAAGCGCTTCAGCTCTTGGCTGATCTTCTGTTCCGCCCGGCGCTTGATGGCGGCCGGTTTGTCACCGACATTGTCGAGCAGGAGAAGCGGGCGCTCCGCCAACGCATTCAGGCGGTATATGATGACAAAATGCGCTATGCGAACATGCGCCTCGTAGAAGAAATGTGTCAAGGCGAACCGTACGCCCTCTCGCCAAACGGAGAGCTTGAAGACGTGGACGGCATCACGGCGGAAGGGCTGTATCGCTATTATGAACGGGCGCTGGCCGAAGATGAATTGGATCTATATGTCATTGGCGATGTAGTTGAAGAGACGGTGCTCGATGCGGTGAAGCAGCGGTTTTCCTTGCCGGATCGTCCAAAGCAGGCGCGCGCATCATCGGTTTCTGTCAAGCCGCAAGGGGAAGTCCGCGAAGTCATTGAGCGGCAGGACGTGAAGCAAGGAAAGCTCAACATCGGCTATCGGACGAATGTGACGTATGAAGATGACGATTATTACGCCTTGCAAATGTTTAACGGCATTTTTGGCGGTTTTTCCCATTCGAAGCTGTTCATCAACGTCCGTGAGAAGGCGAGTCTTGCTTATTATGCCGCTTCCCGTCTTGAAAGCCATAAAGGGCTTTTGTTGGTCATGTCCGGCATTGAGCCAGCCAATTATGAAAAGGCGCGCCGCATCATCGATGAACAGATGCAGGCGATGAAAAACGGCGATTTCACGGATGAAGAAATGGCGCAGACGAAAGCAGTCATCCGCAACCAGTTGCTTGAGACGCTCGATACGCCGCGCGGGCTTGTCGAAGTGTTGTACCATAACGTCGTCTCAACGCGAAAGCGCCCGATCGATGAATGGCTTGCCGGCACCGATCAAGTGACGCGCGAGGATGTGGTGCGCGTTGCTGGCAAAGTGGTGCTTGATACGGTGTACTTTTTGACCGGAATGGAGGCGACGGAAGATGGAAAAACGGGTGTATGA
- the ymfI gene encoding elongation factor P 5-aminopentanone reductase: MRYALITGASGGIGQSIARVLAREGYGLFLHYHRRRAPVESLKKELAGTHVVPIEADLSTSDGVEKLVSQIDRPVDAIVYNSGASYYGLLTDMNDELIERMVRLHMTSPALLIKRLIPSMVARKRGHIVFISSIWGLCGASCEAVYSMTKGGQNAFAKALAKELAPSGIRVNAVAPGAIDTDMLRVFRPEELEALTDDIPAGRLGTPDEVAETVAFLLSDAASYITGQVISVNGGWYC; the protein is encoded by the coding sequence ATGCGCTACGCCTTGATCACTGGAGCCTCCGGAGGAATCGGACAAAGCATCGCCCGCGTGCTCGCTCGGGAGGGGTATGGACTTTTTCTTCATTACCATCGCCGACGAGCGCCGGTTGAATCGTTGAAAAAAGAACTTGCTGGCACGCACGTGGTGCCGATTGAGGCTGATTTGTCGACGTCTGATGGGGTGGAAAAGCTCGTTTCGCAAATCGATCGCCCAGTTGATGCCATCGTTTACAACAGCGGTGCAAGCTATTACGGATTGTTGACCGACATGAACGATGAACTCATCGAACGGATGGTGCGGCTTCACATGACAAGCCCGGCGCTGCTCATCAAACGGCTGATCCCGTCAATGGTCGCGAGAAAGCGCGGCCATATTGTGTTCATTTCCTCAATTTGGGGATTGTGCGGTGCGTCGTGTGAGGCGGTGTATTCGATGACAAAGGGAGGGCAGAACGCGTTTGCCAAGGCGCTCGCCAAGGAGCTTGCCCCAAGCGGCATTCGCGTCAACGCTGTTGCACCGGGGGCGATTGATACCGATATGCTGCGGGTGTTTCGCCCTGAGGAGCTGGAAGCGCTCACTGACGACATTCCAGCCGGCCGGCTCGGCACGCCGGATGAGGTGGCGGAAACGGTGGCATTTTTACTGTCTGATGCCGCTTCGTATATCACCGGCCAAGTCATTTCCGTCAACGGCGGCTGGTATTGTTGA
- a CDS encoding competence/damage-inducible protein A — MNAEIIAVGSELLLGQIANTNAQFLSQQLAMLGINVYFHTVVGDNAGRLEQAVKTAQTRANLIIFTGGLGPTKDDLTKETIARLLGRRLVMDPEALREIEAYFARTNRPMTENNKKQALVLEGSTVLKNEHGMAPGMALSVNGITYMLLPGPPKEMQPMFTKYGSAFLRCTFSLSERIESRVLRFFGIGESALETAIADLIDVQSNPTIAPLAGDGEVTLRLTAKHRDEAEAKRLLDETEAAVLARVGRYCYGYNDETLFTKTFKRLKEKGWTIASAESLTGGLFLEQLTAVPGASQVVQGGVVCYTNRVKERVLGVPRPLLEADGAVSEPCARLLAENVRAMCDADIGISFTGVAGPDPLEGHPPGTVYIGIAVRGRDTTVHRLMLSGTRDAIRVRTAKYGCFFLLEMLAADR, encoded by the coding sequence TTGAACGCGGAGATCATTGCCGTCGGCTCCGAGCTGTTGCTTGGGCAAATCGCCAATACGAACGCCCAATTTTTGTCGCAGCAGCTGGCGATGCTCGGCATTAACGTCTATTTCCATACGGTGGTCGGCGACAACGCCGGCCGCCTCGAACAGGCGGTGAAAACGGCGCAAACGAGAGCAAACCTCATCATTTTCACCGGCGGCCTCGGCCCGACGAAAGACGATTTGACGAAGGAGACGATCGCCCGTTTGCTTGGCCGTCGGCTCGTGATGGATCCGGAAGCGCTGCGGGAGATTGAAGCGTATTTTGCCCGCACAAATCGGCCGATGACGGAAAACAATAAAAAGCAGGCGCTCGTCTTGGAAGGATCGACGGTGCTGAAAAACGAACACGGCATGGCGCCTGGGATGGCGCTCTCGGTCAATGGCATCACGTACATGCTGCTTCCCGGGCCGCCGAAGGAAATGCAGCCGATGTTCACCAAATATGGGAGCGCCTTTTTGCGTTGCACGTTTTCGCTTTCCGAGCGCATCGAGTCACGCGTGCTCCGTTTTTTTGGCATCGGCGAATCAGCGCTTGAAACGGCGATTGCGGATTTGATCGACGTTCAGTCGAACCCGACGATCGCGCCGTTGGCCGGCGACGGTGAAGTGACGCTCCGTCTGACGGCGAAGCACCGGGATGAGGCAGAGGCGAAGCGGCTGCTTGATGAGACGGAAGCCGCCGTTTTGGCGCGCGTCGGCCGCTACTGCTACGGATATAACGACGAAACGTTGTTTACAAAGACGTTCAAACGGTTAAAAGAAAAAGGATGGACGATCGCGTCGGCCGAAAGCTTGACCGGGGGCCTTTTCCTCGAACAGCTCACCGCCGTCCCCGGCGCATCGCAAGTCGTACAGGGCGGTGTTGTTTGCTATACGAATCGCGTGAAAGAACGCGTGCTCGGCGTCCCGCGCCCTCTGCTTGAGGCAGACGGGGCGGTGAGCGAGCCGTGCGCCCGCTTGCTTGCTGAAAACGTCCGCGCGATGTGCGATGCGGATATCGGCATCAGCTTCACCGGTGTCGCCGGCCCTGATCCGCTTGAGGGTCACCCGCCCGGCACCGTGTATATCGGCATCGCCGTCCGCGGACGCGACACGACCGTCCATCGTCTGATGCTGTCCGGCACGCGTGATGCCATCCGTGTCCGCACGGCCAAATACGGCTGCTTCTTCCTATTGGAAATGCTCGCGGCCGACCGCTGA
- the pgsA gene encoding CDP-diacylglycerol--glycerol-3-phosphate 3-phosphatidyltransferase → MNLPNKITVARIMLIPFFVIVMLVPFGWGSIQIDGTELPVAHLVGALIFIVASTTDWIDGYYARKYGLVTNLGKFLDPLADKLLVSAALIVLVELGAAPSWMVIVIISREFAVTGLRLVLAGEGEVVAANMLGKIKTWTQIVAISALLLHNFPFSLISFPFAELALWVAVIFTIWSGWDYFAKNRHAFSHSK, encoded by the coding sequence GTGAACTTGCCGAATAAAATTACGGTAGCGCGCATTATGCTCATCCCGTTTTTCGTGATCGTGATGCTCGTTCCGTTCGGGTGGGGGAGCATCCAAATCGACGGGACAGAGCTTCCGGTTGCCCATCTTGTCGGGGCGCTCATTTTCATCGTTGCATCAACAACGGACTGGATTGACGGCTATTACGCCCGCAAGTACGGACTTGTGACGAACTTGGGCAAGTTTTTGGATCCGTTGGCCGATAAACTGCTCGTATCCGCGGCGCTTATTGTGCTTGTGGAGCTCGGAGCTGCTCCTTCGTGGATGGTGATCGTCATCATCAGCCGCGAGTTTGCCGTCACCGGCTTGCGGCTCGTGCTTGCCGGCGAGGGGGAAGTCGTCGCTGCCAACATGCTTGGCAAAATCAAGACATGGACGCAAATCGTCGCCATTTCTGCTTTGTTGTTGCATAACTTCCCATTCTCACTCATTTCGTTTCCGTTCGCCGAATTGGCGCTGTGGGTGGCGGTCATTTTCACGATTTGGTCCGGTTGGGATTATTTTGCGAAAAACAGACATGCGTTTTCCCATTCGAAATAG
- the yfmH gene encoding EF-P 5-aminopentanol modification-associated protein YfmH, whose translation MEKRVYETLQETLFYEKMDNGLDVYILPKKGFNKTYAVFTTNYGSVDNQFVPLGKTEMKRVPDGIAHFLEHKLFEKEDGDVFQQFSKQGASANAFTTFTRTAYLFSSTDNVEKNLETLMDFVQTPYFSDKTVEKEKGIIGQEIRMYDDNPDWRVYFGAIESMYHNHPVKIDIAGTVESIAQITKELLYECYETFYHPSNMLLFVVGPVDEQKTMQQIRDNQAKKSFPQAPEVKRFSYEEPSDVAKKKHVIPMHVQTNKCFVGIKAPSVPETGEQKLRHELAFHVALDYLFGKSSPHYERLYREGLIDDTFMYDYTEERGFGFALIGGDTRDAERLASEIQTVLLSFSWEAVKKEEFERVKKKKIGAFLRALNSPEYIANQFTRYAFYGSNLFDILPALSSLAMDDIAAVASSCFRDSQIAVCEVVPKGQ comes from the coding sequence ATGGAAAAACGGGTGTATGAAACGCTTCAGGAAACGCTGTTTTATGAAAAAATGGACAACGGGCTTGACGTATACATTTTGCCGAAAAAAGGATTCAACAAAACGTACGCGGTGTTTACGACGAACTACGGCTCGGTTGACAATCAGTTTGTGCCGCTTGGAAAAACAGAAATGAAACGTGTTCCGGACGGCATCGCCCATTTTTTGGAGCATAAGCTGTTTGAAAAAGAAGACGGAGATGTGTTCCAACAGTTCAGCAAACAAGGCGCCTCAGCGAACGCCTTTACGACGTTCACCCGCACCGCTTATTTGTTCTCAAGCACGGACAACGTCGAGAAAAACTTGGAAACGTTGATGGACTTTGTACAAACCCCATACTTTTCCGACAAAACAGTGGAGAAAGAAAAAGGAATCATCGGCCAGGAAATCCGAATGTACGACGACAACCCGGATTGGCGCGTCTATTTCGGCGCCATCGAAAGCATGTATCATAACCATCCGGTCAAAATCGACATCGCCGGCACGGTCGAATCGATCGCCCAAATTACGAAAGAGCTGCTGTATGAGTGCTACGAAACGTTTTATCATCCAAGCAACATGCTTTTGTTTGTCGTCGGGCCGGTCGATGAGCAAAAAACGATGCAACAAATCCGCGACAACCAAGCGAAAAAGTCGTTTCCGCAGGCGCCGGAGGTGAAACGGTTTTCGTATGAAGAGCCAAGCGATGTCGCGAAAAAGAAACACGTGATCCCGATGCACGTGCAGACGAACAAATGCTTTGTCGGCATCAAAGCGCCGTCCGTTCCGGAAACCGGCGAACAAAAGCTGCGACATGAGCTGGCGTTTCACGTTGCCTTGGACTATTTGTTCGGAAAAAGCTCGCCGCACTACGAACGGCTGTACCGCGAAGGGCTGATCGATGATACATTTATGTACGATTATACCGAAGAGCGCGGATTCGGCTTCGCGCTGATCGGCGGCGATACAAGGGACGCTGAACGGCTCGCCTCGGAAATTCAAACGGTGCTGCTGTCGTTTTCGTGGGAAGCAGTCAAAAAGGAAGAGTTTGAACGGGTGAAAAAGAAAAAAATCGGCGCCTTTTTGCGGGCGCTCAATTCGCCGGAATACATCGCCAACCAGTTTACGCGCTATGCGTTTTACGGCTCCAACCTGTTTGACATTTTGCCGGCGCTTTCATCGCTTGCGATGGACGATATCGCGGCGGTCGCCTCTTCTTGTTTTCGCGATTCACAAATCGCGGTTTGTGAAGTCGTTCCAAAAGGGCAATAA
- a CDS encoding ABC transporter permease, with the protein MKSNRLQQFLIPLLAVLLGMIAGSIVMLASGYNPIAGFSALVYGAFGDTYYIGETIRQTTPYILTGLAVAFAFRTGLFNIGVEGQLIVGWLAAVWVGVSFDLPKIIHLPLALLAAALAGALWGLIPGVLKAYLKVHEVIITIMMNYIALHVTNAIIRSVLSDEGFKSKPVKESASLHSDFFDAITHHSTMHYGIFIAVAAAFVMWFLLERTTKGFELRAVGFNQHASQYAGMNVRANIILAMVISGAFAGVAGAMEGLGTFGNISTKAGFTGLGFDGIAVALIGGNNAFGILLSALLFGALKVGALEMPSSAGVPTELVDIIIALIIFFVASSYMIRWLLSRWQKGAE; encoded by the coding sequence ATGAAGTCGAATCGTCTCCAGCAATTTTTGATTCCATTGTTGGCCGTTCTTCTTGGCATGATCGCCGGCTCGATCGTGATGCTCGCAAGCGGCTACAATCCGATCGCCGGCTTTTCCGCTCTCGTGTACGGAGCGTTTGGCGATACGTACTATATCGGCGAAACGATCCGCCAGACGACGCCATACATTTTAACCGGCTTGGCGGTGGCGTTTGCCTTTCGCACCGGCTTGTTTAACATCGGGGTCGAAGGGCAGCTGATCGTCGGCTGGCTGGCGGCTGTTTGGGTCGGGGTGTCCTTTGATTTGCCCAAAATCATCCATTTGCCGCTCGCCCTGTTGGCCGCCGCGTTGGCCGGAGCGCTGTGGGGCTTGATTCCGGGCGTGCTGAAGGCGTATTTGAAAGTGCATGAAGTCATTATTACGATCATGATGAACTATATTGCCTTGCATGTGACGAACGCCATCATCCGTTCCGTTTTGTCTGATGAGGGATTTAAATCAAAGCCGGTGAAAGAAAGCGCATCGCTTCACTCCGACTTTTTCGATGCCATTACGCATCACTCCACCATGCATTACGGCATTTTCATCGCTGTCGCTGCCGCGTTTGTCATGTGGTTTTTGCTTGAGCGGACGACGAAAGGGTTTGAGCTGCGGGCGGTCGGTTTCAATCAGCACGCGTCACAGTACGCCGGCATGAATGTGCGCGCCAACATCATTTTAGCGATGGTCATCTCCGGCGCATTTGCCGGTGTCGCCGGGGCGATGGAGGGGCTTGGCACATTTGGAAACATCTCCACGAAAGCTGGCTTTACCGGTCTTGGATTTGATGGCATCGCGGTGGCCTTGATCGGGGGAAACAACGCGTTTGGCATTTTGCTCTCCGCCTTGTTGTTTGGCGCCTTGAAAGTCGGGGCGCTGGAAATGCCGTCAAGTGCCGGTGTGCCGACCGAACTCGTCGATATTATTATCGCGCTCATTATTTTCTTTGTTGCATCCAGCTACATGATCCGCTGGTTGCTATCTCGTTGGCAAAAGGGGGCGGAGTAA
- a CDS encoding helix-turn-helix domain-containing protein, with protein sequence MTELGKRLREAREEKNMSLDELQEMTKIQKRYLIGIEEGNYAIMPGNFYVRAFIRQYAEAVGLDPDELFEQYKQDIPQSYQDDMPQTLSRVKTRQQLSAEGEKWLDWLPKVIVAAVVIGAAVLVWVLLQRGTANEPPTKTSPKTAEVERSKHSPLEQAKEKEEAKKAEEKKGQKGETAPAAEQEKPAAPAAALNVTEKRGNTATIEVANSGAFSIELASKGTSWVEVYNTKGHTFYRGNLTSGQTKTFDLSAESEVWVKIGRTLDVDMKVNGQPFAYPFAPKDEVYQKLHFILKK encoded by the coding sequence TTGACGGAACTAGGGAAACGTTTACGGGAAGCGCGGGAAGAAAAAAATATGAGCTTGGACGAGCTGCAGGAAATGACGAAAATTCAAAAGCGGTATTTGATCGGCATTGAGGAAGGCAACTATGCCATCATGCCTGGAAATTTTTATGTACGCGCCTTCATCCGACAATATGCCGAAGCGGTCGGGCTTGACCCGGATGAGCTGTTTGAGCAGTATAAACAAGACATTCCCCAGTCGTATCAAGATGACATGCCGCAGACGCTGTCGCGTGTCAAAACGCGCCAGCAGCTGTCTGCCGAAGGGGAGAAATGGCTTGATTGGCTGCCGAAAGTAATTGTTGCGGCGGTCGTCATCGGGGCAGCCGTCCTCGTTTGGGTGCTGCTCCAGCGCGGTACCGCAAATGAGCCGCCGACAAAGACAAGCCCAAAAACAGCGGAGGTCGAGCGGTCGAAACATTCGCCGCTTGAGCAGGCAAAAGAAAAAGAGGAAGCGAAGAAGGCGGAAGAAAAGAAAGGGCAAAAAGGCGAGACGGCTCCGGCCGCTGAACAAGAAAAACCGGCTGCCCCAGCTGCAGCCTTGAATGTAACGGAAAAACGCGGCAATACGGCGACGATCGAAGTCGCCAACTCCGGCGCGTTTTCGATTGAGCTTGCGTCCAAAGGAACGTCGTGGGTCGAAGTATACAATACGAAAGGTCATACGTTTTACCGCGGCAACTTGACAAGCGGGCAGACGAAAACGTTCGACTTGTCGGCGGAAAGCGAAGTGTGGGTGAAAATCGGGCGCACGCTGGACGTCGACATGAAGGTAAACGGCCAGCCGTTTGCCTATCCGTTTGCCCCGAAAGACGAAGTGTACCAAAAGCTGCATTTCATATTGAAAAAGTGA